In Malaclemys terrapin pileata isolate rMalTer1 chromosome 11, rMalTer1.hap1, whole genome shotgun sequence, a single genomic region encodes these proteins:
- the ARL4C gene encoding ADP-ribosylation factor-like protein 4C, protein MGNISSNISAFQSLHIVMLGLDSAGKTTVLYRLKFNEFVNTVPTIGFNTEKIRLSNGTAKGISCHFWDVGGQEKLRPLWKSYSRCTDGIIYVVDSVDVDRLEEAKTELHKVTKFAENQGTPLLVIANKQDLPKSLPVAELEKQLALHELAPSTTYHVQPACAIIGEGLTEGMDKLYEMILKRRKSLKQRKKR, encoded by the coding sequence ATGGGGAACATCTCCTCCAACATCTCCGCTTTCCAGTCCCTGCACATCGTCATGCTGGGCTTGGACTCGGCCGGCAAGACCACCGTCCTCTACCGGCTCAAGTTCAACGAGTTCGTCAACACGGTGCCCACCATCGGCTTCAACACCGAGAAGATCCGGCTGAGCAACGGCACGGCCAAGGGCATCAGCTGCCACTTCTGGGACGTGGGCGGCCAGGAGAAGCTGCGGCCGCTCTGGAAGTCCTACAGCCGCTGCACCGACGGCATCATCTACGTGGTGGACTCGGTGGACGTGGACCGGCTGGAGGAGGCCAAGACCGAGCTGCACAAGGTGACCAAGTTCGCCGAGAACCAAGGCACCCCCTTGCTGGTCATCGCCAACAAGCAGGAcctgcccaagtccctgcccGTGGCCGAGCTGGAGAAGCAGCTGGCGCTGCATGAGCTCGCCCCCTCCACCACCTACCACGTCCAGCCCGCCTGCGCCATCATCGGCGAGGGGCTCACCGAGGGCATGGACAAGCTCTACGAGATGATCCTCAAGCGCAGGAAGTCCCTCAAGCAGAGGAAGAAACGATAA